The genomic DNA GTTGATTCGGCGCTCGCTTCAGGCCATCATAACTTTCGTTATGGCCGCCAGGAAGGGTGGCCGAGGAGAGAGTTCATGGCGACAGGCAAGCGCGCCTGCATCATCGGTGCGGGCTGCTCGGGCTTCACCACCGCGAAGCGGCTGCAGGACGAAGGCATATCGTTCGACTGCTTCGAAATGTCAGACGATATCGGCGGCAACTGGTACTATAAGAATCCCAACGGCAAGTCGGCCTGTTATCAATCGCTGCACATCGACACCTCGAAATGGCGGCTGGCATTCGAGGATTACGCGGTACCCGCCGATTGGCCCGACTTCCCGAGCCATGCGCAACTGTGGCAATATTTCCGCGACTATGTCGATCATTTTGGTCTGCGGAAGCACATCACCTTCAACACTGCGGTCACGAAGGCGACACGCCGGCCCGGCGGCGGCTGGCAGGTGACGCTCTCGACCGGCGAAACGCGCGATTATGATGTGCTGTTCGTCTGCAACGGGCACCATTGGGATCCCAAGATCCCCGATTACCCCGGCACGTTCGACAACCCGCATTTCCACGCGCACGACTATCGCGATCCGTACGATCCGATTGATCTGCGGGGCAAAAACGTGATCGTCGTCGGCATGGGCAATTCGGCGATGGATATCGCGAGCGAGCTTTCGCAGCGCCATCTGGCCAAGAACCTGTGGGTCGCGGCTCGGCGCGGCGTGTGGGTGCTGCCCAAGATGGCGGGCGGCAAGCCGATGGACAAATCGGCGATGCCGACGTGGATGCCGCGCAAGCTCGGCAAAGCGCTGGCTCGCCGCATGATCAAGAAGATGGTGGGCCGCATGGAGGATTACGGCCTGCCCAAGCCCGATCACGAGCCGCTCGACGCGCACCCCAGCGTCTCCGGCGAATTCCTGACGCGCGCGAGCTGCGGCGACATCAAGTTCAAGCCGAACATCAAGGCGCTGGAGGGAAGCCGCGTGCGCTTCGACGACGATACCGTCGAGGAGATCGACGCGATCGTCTACGCCACGGGATACAAGATCAGCTTCCCGTTCTTCGACGATCCCGCGCTGCTGCCCGACGCGCAGAACCGATTCCCGCTGTTCAAGCGGATGGTGATCCCCGGCATCCACGACCTGTTCTTCATGGGGCTGGCACAGCCGTTGCCGACGCTGGTGAACTTCGCCGAGCAGCAGTCGAAGCTTGCCGCCGGCTTCATGAGCGGGCGCTATGCGCTGCCGTCGGTCGACGAGATGCGCAAGATCACCGCCGAGGACGAAGCGACGGAGCTGGGCGATTATTACCAATCGACGCGGCACACGATCCAGGTGGATTTCGCGCGCTACGTCGCCGATCTGCACAAGGAAGTCGCCAAGGGCGAGCGGCGCGCGAAGGCGCAGACCGGGAAGGCAGCGGCATGACCGACACGCTCGTCCGCCCGGAAACGCCCGTAGCGCTTGATTCCGTCGATCGGGCGGCGCTGATCGACAGCGTCCGCCGGTCGCTCGCGGATCGCTGCACGCAGGCAGACGTGCGCCGCATCATGGACAGCGAAACCGGCCACGATCCCGCGCTCTGGCGCGCGCTCGCGGAGATCGGTGTTACTGGCCTCACCGCACCCGAGTCAGCCGGCGGGGCGGGGCTCGGCGCGATCGAGCTTGAACTGATCATGGAAGAAGCCGGCGCCGCCTTGCTGCCCGCGCCGCTGATCTCGACCGCGATTGCCACGGTGTTGCTCGACGGCGAGCGGCTTGCGAGCATCGTAGATGGCTCGCGCATCGCCGCGGTCGCCTTCGCCGGCACGCACGACTGGACCGGGCGCAGCGACGTCCGGATCGCGGGCGACCGGCTCAGCGGCACTGCGCGCTTCGTGCCCGACGCGGCGATTGCGGACACGATCCTCGTCGCTACCGATGACGCAGTCTTCGCGGTCGATCGCGGCGACGTGGACGTTACGCCGCTCCCCGTGTTCGATCGCACGCGGCGGATGGCCGATGTCGCGTTCCACGGCCCAGCGACACGGATCGGCGATGCGTCGCGCGTGGCGGCGGCGCGGGATATCGGCATCGTCGCATTGGCCGGGGAACAGGCCGGCGCGGCGCGGCGAATGTTCGAGCTGACCGTCGCTTACGCCACCGAACGCCACCAGTTCGGCCGCGCGATCGGCAGCTTCCAGGCGATCAAGCACATGGCCGCGGACCTGCTGCTCGAAAGCGAGTCCGCCACCTCGGCCGCACGCGATGCGGCGCGGCAAGTGGCGGAGGGCAGCGCGACGAAGGACGCGGCCGTCCCGCTCGCCGCTTTCGCCTGCGCCGATGCGTTCGTGCGCGTCGCCAAGGACGGCATCCAGATGCACGGCGGGATCGCCTTCACCTGGGATCATCCGGCGCATCTGTACATGCGTCGCGCGCGATCGGGGGCGCAGCTGTTCGGCGATTCCAGCCACTGGCGCGAACGCTACATCCGCGCGCTGGAGGCGCAGGCATGACCAGCGATCATCTTCAGGCCGAAGTCGACGCCTGGCTCGCAACGCATTGGCAAGGCTTGCCCGCGCACCACGAGAGCTTCGGTCGCGATCCGCGCAGCGCATGGCTCGCCAAGGTGCGTGACGCGGGTTGGGCGGTGCCGCGCTGGGACGCCGAATGGGGCGGGCGCAACCTGTCGAACGAGCGGGCCAAAATCGTCGAGCGCGCCTTCGCCGCAGTCGGCGCCCCCGGAGCAGGGCAGGACCGCTCGAACCTGTGGGCCAACACTGCGCTCGCGCATGCCACCGACAGCTTCAAGCGCCAGATCGTGCCGCAGCTCCTCGCCGGCGAAGTCGGCATGTGCCTGCTGTATTCAGAGCCGGGTGCGGGATCGGACCTCGCCGCCGTACGCACGCGGGCGGAAAAGGTCGATGGCGGCTGGCGCATCAACGGCCAGAAGGTGTGGACCAGCGGCGCGCGCGTGGCGGATTACGGCATGCTGATCGCGCGGACCGATTGGGACGTGCCCAAGCATCGCGGCATCAGCTTCTTCTTCCTGCCGATGAAGCAGGACGGCGTTGAGGTCCGCCCGCTGCGCCAGATCACCGACGAGGCGCATTTCAACGAGGTGTTCATCACCGACGCCTTCGTGCCCGAGGAAAATCTGCTCGGGCCGCTGAACGGCGGCTGGGGCGTGCTGCAGACCGCGCTCGCCTATGAGCGATCGGTGATGGGCGACGCGGCGCGCGGCCCGCGGTCGGGCGCAGGCGGGCCGAAAGGCGATCATTCGCTGCTCGGCCTGGCGCGCGAAGCGGGGCGGCTCGACGAGGCAGTGGTGCGGCAGGATGTCGCGCAAGTGATCGCATGGCGCGTGCTGAACAAGCTCAACACCGCGCGCGCCAA from Sphingomonas radiodurans includes the following:
- a CDS encoding flavin-containing monooxygenase, which translates into the protein MATGKRACIIGAGCSGFTTAKRLQDEGISFDCFEMSDDIGGNWYYKNPNGKSACYQSLHIDTSKWRLAFEDYAVPADWPDFPSHAQLWQYFRDYVDHFGLRKHITFNTAVTKATRRPGGGWQVTLSTGETRDYDVLFVCNGHHWDPKIPDYPGTFDNPHFHAHDYRDPYDPIDLRGKNVIVVGMGNSAMDIASELSQRHLAKNLWVAARRGVWVLPKMAGGKPMDKSAMPTWMPRKLGKALARRMIKKMVGRMEDYGLPKPDHEPLDAHPSVSGEFLTRASCGDIKFKPNIKALEGSRVRFDDDTVEEIDAIVYATGYKISFPFFDDPALLPDAQNRFPLFKRMVIPGIHDLFFMGLAQPLPTLVNFAEQQSKLAAGFMSGRYALPSVDEMRKITAEDEATELGDYYQSTRHTIQVDFARYVADLHKEVAKGERRAKAQTGKAAA
- a CDS encoding acyl-CoA dehydrogenase family protein encodes the protein MTDTLVRPETPVALDSVDRAALIDSVRRSLADRCTQADVRRIMDSETGHDPALWRALAEIGVTGLTAPESAGGAGLGAIELELIMEEAGAALLPAPLISTAIATVLLDGERLASIVDGSRIAAVAFAGTHDWTGRSDVRIAGDRLSGTARFVPDAAIADTILVATDDAVFAVDRGDVDVTPLPVFDRTRRMADVAFHGPATRIGDASRVAAARDIGIVALAGEQAGAARRMFELTVAYATERHQFGRAIGSFQAIKHMAADLLLESESATSAARDAARQVAEGSATKDAAVPLAAFACADAFVRVAKDGIQMHGGIAFTWDHPAHLYMRRARSGAQLFGDSSHWRERYIRALEAQA
- a CDS encoding acyl-CoA dehydrogenase family protein, producing the protein MTSDHLQAEVDAWLATHWQGLPAHHESFGRDPRSAWLAKVRDAGWAVPRWDAEWGGRNLSNERAKIVERAFAAVGAPGAGQDRSNLWANTALAHATDSFKRQIVPQLLAGEVGMCLLYSEPGAGSDLAAVRTRAEKVDGGWRINGQKVWTSGARVADYGMLIARTDWDVPKHRGISFFFLPMKQDGVEVRPLRQITDEAHFNEVFITDAFVPEENLLGPLNGGWGVLQTALAYERSVMGDAARGPRSGAGGPKGDHSLLGLAREAGRLDEAVVRQDVAQVIAWRVLNKLNTARAKAEMAQGTSSPIMSLGKLAMSRILHEEARVRTMLLGSESLLEGPEHPRAEDANFLAFNAYFTSIGGGTDQIQRNIIGERVLGLPKEPEVDRTIPFREVRAG